One part of the Plasmodium brasilianum strain Bolivian I chromosome Unknown PB_00_02, whole genome shotgun sequence genome encodes these proteins:
- a CDS encoding uncharacterized protein (Plasmodium exported protein): MGQIIKFIFFVKIYVFIVLNWICHFYGDTFRFNKILDEKYGSGRKLGKRIYRLLGNCEKGIFANVRDLELKIPHNTKKKNEKCDKKKEKKLYRSLLYKEKLINQLMKNKCTMLHKSYNHYEKKIMNGLDDKAFFNKMLLINDKDYKKLQHKKYRLRLFLLSLLFVVALMIPVLDLSIGNLLMKFFNLFENGTSAGLGVALNGAEIAPSPSWITYFSQNLSVTYKAESVLIYCVPILIMGILLILGVFYYYKNVIKHKKVKFLKAFNEW; encoded by the exons ATGGGACAAATTattaagtttattttttttgtcaaaATTTATGTGTTTATCGTTTTAAATTGGATATGTCATTTTTACGGTGACACG tTCAGgtttaacaaaattttggATGAGAAATATGGTTCTGGTAGAAAATTGGGTAAACGAATTTATCGATTATTAGGAAACTGTGAAAAAGGTATTTTTGCAAATGTTAGAGATTTAGAATTGAAGATACCACataatactaaaaaaaaaaacgaaaaatgtgacaaaaaaaaagaaaaaaaattatatagaagtttattatataaggaaaaattaattaatcaacttatgaaaaataaatgtactaTGTTACATAAATCATATAACCattatgagaaaaaaataatgaatggaCTTGATGATAaagctttttttaataaaatgttgttaattaatgataaagattacaaaaaattacagcataaaaaatatagattaCGACTTTTTTTGCTTTCATTATTGTTCGTAGTCGCATTAATGATACCTGTATTAGATTTATCAATTGgtaatttattaatgaaattttttaacttattcGAAAATGGTACATCAGCTGGTTTGGGGGTTGCATTAAATGGTGCTGAAATCGCGCCGAGTCCTTCCTGGATCACTTATTTTTCTCAAAATCTTTCTGTAACATACAAAGCCGAAagtgttttaatatattgtgTACCTATCTTAATAATGGgtattttacttatattaggagttttttattattataaaaatgttataaaacataaaaaagttaagttCTTGA